Sequence from the Flavobacterium sp. TR2 genome:
TCGTTTTCTGAATAATCTGTTCTTCCTAATAACTGAATTAATGCTTTTAATCCGCCGTGGATATCTCCAAAAACTAAGGTTCTTTTCATGATTAGCTAAACTTTTTATCAAGAGCTTCATCCAGTTTTATTAGAAAATCTTTTCCAAATTTATCGTTCTCTAACTCTTCATAAAGAAATGATGGTAATATCTTCTCACAATTTTGCTTCTGACTTAAAATTGCCATAGACAATGCTGCAACAGTATCGGTATCTCCACCATAACCTATACCGGTTTTTAAGCAATCTTTCATCGAAACAGCTTCAGAAACCATTTTAATTACAGCTTGTGTTGTTGGATAACCGTGCATATCGATTGGAGAAGTAATTCTATAGTTTTCATTCTCCTTTAAAGTTTCATTTAGAAAAGCTATCAGAGTAGAACCGTCACCCAAATCATATTTAAAATAATGAACAGCCAACGCTATACGTTTAGCACAGCTTATTCCTTCAACTGTGTTATGGGAAGTCTTGGCCTGAATCTCACAAAACTCAAGTATTTGCTTGATATCTTTTAAATGTCCAATCGAATATGCTCTCATCGCAGAACCATTTCCGCTGCTGCCATTATCAATTATTTTAATAAAATCTGAACCGTTTTTGCTAGCATCCAAAGCGTTATACACTCTATCTGAATAACCGCGTCTTTTATCTCTGTGAAATACTTCTACAAACTTATCTGCTACTTTTATTTCATTCCAATTATCATCTTCAAGCAGCAATTCTGAAATCGCAATTGCCATTTGAGTATCATCAGTATATTTTTTATAAATCTCTGTGTACATCCCGTGTTTATCATACTGAGTCAGATTGTTGTTTTTAGAAATAAAATCTAAATCTCTAAATTCAAAACCCGCACCGTACGCATCTCCTATTGCTGCTTCTAAAATCATAATTTGTTGTGTTTGATCATTTAAGATTTAAATTCGATATACTTTGCCGGAACTTCATCTGTAAGCCAAACATTGTTTTCAGACAAATAAAATTTGAATCCGTCTCTGTGCATTGCGCCGCTTCTAACGGTTAAAATCTGAGGGACTCCTCTTCTGCTTCCTACTTTTGTTGCGGTTTCTTTGTCTTTGGAAAGATGTACGTGCTGACGGCTCATTTTCTTCAAACCTTCTTTTTGAATGTTTTCCATAAACTTTCCAACGGTTCCGTGGTATAAATACTCTGAAGGTTCTGTTTCAGCTAAATTCAATTCAACAGAAATCGAATGTCCCTGACTTGCACGAATTTTGGTTTTATCGTCATTATAAGCAAAACGCTTTTTATCGTTATTATCTACTACGTAATCCAAAAGTTCAGCGTCAAGACGATTCCCTTTTTTAGTACATTTTTCTATTAATTCATTGACATCAGCCCAACCGTTTTCGTCTAATTTTAATCCGATTTTTTCTGGCGAATGTCTGAGCACCAGACTTAAAAACTTGCTGACGCTCTTTGCTATTTGTTCATTCATCTTAATATTTTTTTCTACCGATGAAATGTTCCGATGGAACATCTACAAAAGGCTTTTGTAAATCTTGTAATTTTCATCATCGAAACAGACAAATATTACTTTTTCTATTTCAGCTGATTTTTCAAAATCTTTTATTGTTTTTACAGCTATTTCAGCTGCCTTATCTTTTGGAAAATGATAAATTCCAGTACTTATATTTGGAAAAGCAATAGATTTAATTCCATTTTGAATGGCTAGATTTAAACTATTCGTATAACAATCAGCTAATAACCTAGATTTTTCTTCTTTGTCTCCATTCCAAACTGGGCCGACTGTATGAATAACATATCTTGAAGGTAGATTTCCTGCTGTTGTTATAACCGCTTCGCCAGTTTTACAGCCACCTTGCTTGTTACGAATTTGAATACATTCCTCTAAAATTGCTTTCCCTCCTTTTCTGTGGATCGCTCCATCAACTCCGCCTCCGCCTAATAACGAAGTATTAGCGGCATTGACAATCGCATCAACTTCAATTTCTGTTATATCTGCTTTTAGAAGTTCTACTTTCATCTTTCAAAGCTTATTTTAATTCATCCCTAACTTCCATCAAAGCAAAACCCAAAAGATTCAATCCCTTCCATTTTTTAGGATTTAAAGCATCGGTGTGATCGCTTGCCATTCCGATTCCCCAAATTGGATCTACAGGGCTCGCTTCTACAACAATCCTGTCATTTGTATTTAAAAGAAAGGTTTTCAAATCTGGATTTTGACTGAATTTGTGAAAGTTTCCTTCCTTTACGATTTCAAATCGGTTTTCTAACCAGATTTTATCATCGTAATTTCTCACTTTACGGCCTAATTTTTTGGCTTCGGCAGGCGAATTGCATTGTATGATTTTTTCTAAAATTTCCTGATCCTTAAACAATTCGGCTTTTTTTGCCATCATCCAGTGTTCTGCCGTCTTGTAAATCACGCCATTAACTTTAAAAGAACTTAACCACCATTGGCTAAAGCAAGTTTTAGTGATCGTTCCATCTTTGCTTGGCTGATGTCCCCAGAAAAATAAAAACTTACTTTCTGGAGCTATGTTATCTATATTGTATTTCATTTTGTTTGTTTTTTTTGTTTGTTTCAAGTTTCAGGTTTCAGGTTTTCGCTGAACTTGAAAACTGATTTTAACTTGGAATAGTTAGCATTTTTTTGTTTCAGGTTTACGTAACACATAGAACCTGAAACCTGAAACTTGAAACCTGAAACTTGAAACATTTAAACTAAAGTTTCAAGCTTAATCACCTTAACGCTTTCACCTTCAAAATCTTTAAAAGAGTTTGTAGTAAAAATTCCGTCGAAGCAGTTTAAAACTTCAAAACCTTTATTGAAAATTCCGTGGCTTACAGCTAAGTATAATTTTCCGGCATTTTTCTTTTTTAATTCTTCTGCCAATCCTACGAAAGTTCCTCCTCCATCGCATATATCGTCGACAATTAAACAATCCATTCCTTGTAAATCGTCTTCGTAAACTTTAAAACCAGACAGTTTCCCAGTTTTTACATCACGGCTTTTGCTGCATTCTACAACTTCAACTCCGCCTAGAAATTCAGAAACTTTGTAGATTTTCTTCAAAGCGCCTCCATCTGGAGAAATTAGTTTTACATTATTTCCGATGTTTTCTAAAACTGCTTTTATAAAAGTATAATTCGGAATTACGGTACTATTATTCAACAAAGCAGGAGTTACTTCTGAATGCGCATCAAAAACAAAAACCTTATTCAATTGCATTGCATTAATAATATCAGCATATACTTTTACAGACAACGGTTCGCCTGGAATCATAACACGATCTTGTCTTGCAGCTGGAAAGTACGGAATAAAAAGATCGATAATCTTAACATCCATTCTGCGCAACGCATCAATGGTAACGCACAATAAACCTAAATCGTTGAATGAATTCAATCTATGTGTAACGGTTACTTTTCTATTAGCATCAAAATCTGGCGCAATTTTAATGTGTGGCTCACCTCCAGAAAATGTAAAACTTTGAAATTTGATTTCTTCCTGATTTTGAAATGGAGCGAATTTTGGGTCGAGATTTAGTATCATAGCTTTTTAGTTTGCGTTAATTATACGCAAATGTAGAATTTAATTTTGGATAAACAATTTATTTTGTGTAAAAATTACGCAAACTTTATTTCGAAGTGAAATCCTTTTTGAATTAACTCATTATATTTCAACTTATTGAACTTAAAAAGTTTTGCTGGACGGCCTGTTTTAATGGGTGAAAATTTTTCAGTTTCTTCTAAAATACCATAACTCAGTATTTTTTTTCTGAAATTTCGACGATCGATTTCTTTTTCTAAAATAGTGCAGTAAAGGTTTTCAAGATCTGAAAACAAGAATTCTTCTGGAAGTAAATCGAAACCAATCGGTTCGTATGTCAATTTGGCTTTAAGCCTTTCTATTCCTTTTTCCAAGATTAAATTATGGTCGAATGCCAAAGGCGGAATTTCATCTATCTTAAACCATTGCACTCTTTCAGCATCCGTCGCTGCTTTAATTTCTAAGTTCGAAGCATCAACCAAAGCATAATAAGCGACTGAAATAACACGGTTTCTGGAATCTCTATGAATATCATCTCCAAAAGTGTACAATTGCTCCATAAAAGTGAGCTGCACGTTTGTTTCTTCGTGCAATTCGCGAATAACAGCATCGTTTAAAGATTCGTCATTTTGAACTAAACCACCCGGCAATGCCCAATATTTTTCGGAAGTCCCAAATTGCTGTTCAATTAATAGCACATACAAACCATTATTTTTGTAGCCAAAAACAATAGCATCTACAGCAATTCTAATATTTTGTAATTTTTCCATAATCCTAAACTATCAAACAAATATAACGAATGAGAGCCAATTTTATAATCTAATGCAAAAGCTTAAACTATAAAATTGGCTCACAAAAATGATCTCTAGTTTTCTTCCCTAGTTTATCGTAACAGTTCGTTTTGGACTCGAAGTACATTCCGAACCATCTTTTTTAACTGTTACTTCAGCTGTAGCAGTATACTCGCCAGCAGCAGCATACGTGTGCGTAACTGTGGCTCCTGTAGCAGAAGTACCGTCTCCAAAGTTCCATTTCACAGAAACTAAAGTTCCTGTTCCTGTATACTCAGCCGAGTAATTCATTAATTTAGGATTTGTGGCATCAGTTGAATTATGTAGTTTAACAAAAATTGCTTCCCCTAAACAATCAACTACATCTTTAGCATCATCTTTACTGCAAGAATAACCAATAAATAAAACAGAGGCAACTAATAATATTCTTGAAAATCTCTTCATTTTTGAAAATTTTAGTGGTTTACTGCTCAAAATTACACTTTTAAGAAACATAAACGAATGATTAAAATCATAATCTATTACCAAAAAACAACTTTAGTTCTTTTTCAATAATATCAAAAAATGATTTCAGGTTATTATTTTTTGGAGCTAACAAATACACAAATTCTTCTGGCACATGAAAACTATTCCATAATAATTGAAGTTTATTGTCTTTAATAAAATTCCTCGCGTTACAGTTCCAAGTGGCGGCAACTCCTTCATTTTTGGCCAAAAGTCTCAGCATTTCAGATTCTGATGGAATAATGTAATTGGGAACCATCGAAGGTCTTTTTTTATTGAAGGCATGGAGCCAGAACATCTTTATGTGCGGAATGCGTGCGTCGTGGCTGTACCATTTTTGTGCATTAAGCCATTGTTCTATTTCGGTATAATTATCTGCCTTTAGCCGCTGACGGAATTCTGTAATATCCAAAGCTGTTGGGGCAACCAATATCAATTTAATCTTTCCGACAATTTCATACGTCGTATCAAAAGTGTCAAATCTTTTGGTCGTAATAGCAAAATCGAGTTTTTTAGCATCTACTAAAGCAAAAAGTTCATCGTTTTCTGCAAAAGTAAAATCGATCAAATCAAACTTTGAAATTAAGAGATTGCCAACACATTCAAAAAGATGCTTTGAGATTCCGACAGAGATTAATCGATTGGCGTCTTCTGCTTTCGCTCTAAAACTGGTTTCGACACTTTCGAGCCTGTCAAGAGCGTCTATAATCAAATTATTCAGTAACTTAGCGTATTCTGTTGGTTCAACGCCTTTTGATTTTCGGTTAAATAATTTATTGCCAACATGAGCTTCCAACATCGATATCTGCTGACTAACCGCAGGCTGGCTCATAAATAATTCCTTCGCAGCCACTGAAAAATTACCGTTTTTGTAAACTGCCTTAAAAGTTCTGTACCATTCTAGATTTACCATGACATAAATTTATTTATAACAAACATAGTTTATTTTATTTTTACTGATATCACATTCGCCGTAAATTTGTTCAAAATTTAATATTATGAAGAAAATAGCACTATTCGCAATAACTGCATTTACAGCAGTAAGCATTTCAGCTGAAGCTCAAAAATCAAACAAGAAAAGTATGAAAAAAGTATTATTTGTTGTAACCAGCAATGATAAACTGGGCAATACAGGAGAAAAAACAGGATTCTGGTCAGAAGAATTTGCTGCACCATATTACGAATTATTAGATCAGGGAGTAGAAATCACAATTGCTTCTCCGCTTGGAGGACAGCCGCCAATTGACCCAAAAAGCTCTGATCCGGCTTCGGCAACTGAGGACACAAAACGTTTTGATGCCGACAAGACTTTACAGGAAAAATTAAAACACACTTTAAAGCTTTCGACCGTTAATCAAAAAGATTACGACGCTGTATTTTATCCAGGGGGCCACGGTCCGCTTTGGGATTTGGTCGAAGACAAAAGCTCTATCGCTTTAATTGAGGCTTTCTATACTCATAACAAACCTGTAGCTTTTGTTTGCCATGCGCCAGCAGTATTGAAAAATGTAAAAGTAAAAGGTGAATATTTAGTAAAAGGCAAAAAAGTAACCGGTTTTACAAATGCCGAAGAAGAGGCGGTTGGATTAACAAAAGTAGTTCCGTTTTTACTGGAAGATGCTTTATCATCAAATGGAGCAATCTTCTCTAAAGGAGAAAACTGGCAGCCTTACGCAGTAGCAGATGGGCTTTTGATTACAGGTCAAAACCCAGCTTCATCTAAATTGGTAGCCGCAAAATTATTACAGGAGCTGAAGTAACAGTGCTAAGTGACTGAGGTACTACGGTTCTAAGTTTTTCTAAAAACCTAAAAAACTCAATCTCATATTCACTAATTACAAAATAAAAATTAATAAATCACAATGTTAAGTTTCTGAGAGTCGATGTTTCAAAAAAAAACTTAGAACCTCAGCGACTTAGCATCTTAGAACCTTAAAAAAAAATGCTAAACTTTGAGTTATACAATCCGACGAACTTAGTTTTCGGAAAAGGACAAATCGAAAAACTTTCTGCTTTAGTCCCAAAAGACGCTAAAATCCTTTTGGCTTACGGTGGCGGAAGTATTTTTAAAAACGGAATTTACGATCAAGTAATCCATAATTTGAAAGGTTTTGAAATTGTAGAATTTGGCGGAATTGAACCAAATCCGAGATTTGAAACTCTGATGAAAGCGGTCGATGTTATAAAAGCAGAAAAAATCGATTTTATTCTTGCCGTTGGGGGCGGATCTGTAATTGACGGCGTAAAATTTATTTCGGGCGCAGTTAACTTTGAAGGAAATCCAATTGATATTCTTCAAAAAAGAATTTTGATTAAAGAAAATGCAATGCCTTTCGGAACAGTTTTAACGTTGCCAGCAACAGGAAGCGAAATGAATTCTGGATATGTAGTAACGATTGAAGCAACTCAAGAAAAATTATCTTCTGGCGGAAGCGCTTTATTTCCGAAATTCTCGATTTGTGACCCGACCGTAATTTCTTCATTACCAAAAAGACAAATCGAAAATGGTGTTGTAGATGCCTACACGCACGTTATGGAACAATATTTAACGTATCCTACCGATGCTTTTCTACAGGATAGAATTGCTGAAGGAATTTTACAGACTTTAATTGAAGTTGGCCCTGGCGTTGTAAAAAATCCAACCGATTATACTTTGGCTTCCAATTTTATGTGGAGCTGTACGATGGCTTTAAACGGCTTAATCCAAAAAGGAGTTCCTAGCGACTGGGCGACGCACATGATCGGCCATGAATTGACCGCACTTTTTGAAATTGATCATGCTAGAACTTTGGCGATAATTGGACCAAGTCTGTACCATGTCATGTTTGAAACTAAAAAAGCAAAACTGGCGCAATACGGAAGAAGAATCTTTAATCTGACAGGTTCTGATGAAGAAGTAGCAAAAGAAGCGATCAACAAAACGGTCGAATTTTTCCACACAATGGGAATGGATACTAAACTTTCCCAATACACAGAAGACTATTCGAACACGGCAGATTTTATCGTAAAACGTTTTGACGAAAGAGGCTGGAAAGGTTTAGGAGAAAATCAATTGGTAACTTTAGACAAAGTAAAATCTATTGTTGAGCTTAGCTACTAAAGTATAAAATCCAAATTTTAAAAAATCCAAATTCCAATAACTCTAAGATTGGAATTTGGACTTTTTTATTTGAAATTTAATAGAAAAGGCGTTCTTAACAAGTTTAGGAACGCCTTTTCAAAATACTAAAACAAAACTAACTAACTCAATTTTTTTTAAATTCATTAAAATTCTAATTTATAAATTGTTATAACGCACATCAGATGTTTTTATTGTTCGGCTTTAAAAATTTTTTTTTACCCATAAACTTCTTGACGGTCATTGCAATTAAAGAGGTTTGCCAAATTTCTTAAAGCAGTTTTTGCTTTATTAGCACATTATTAAGTACTTTTGTTTCAAATTAATAAAATAATGAGCGAAAAGTTAAAATTTGCAGTAATTGGAGGAGGAAGCTGGGCAACGGCAATTGCCAAAATGTTATGTGTGAACCTTTCGGAGATTGCGTGGTATATGCGTAATGAATCTGCAATTGAACATCTTCAGAAATACAAACACAATCCTAACTATTTAAGTTCTGTTGAGTTTGACACCAATAAACTTAAACTGACAAGCAATATAAACGAAGCAATTGAATATGCAGATTATATCATTTTTGCAATTCCATCAGCCTTCCTAGATGCCGAATTGAAAAACATGACGGTTTCTTTATCAGATAAAATCATTTTTTCTGCCATTAAAGGTATTGTTCCTGAAACGAGTTTAATCGTCGGCGAACATTTCCACATTCAATACGACATTCCTTATTACAATATTGGCGTAATTACAGGACCTTGCCATGCAGAAGAAGTTGCCTTAGAAAGACTTTCTTACCTAACAATTGCCTGCGGTGATCCTGATAAAGCTAAAACTGTTGCTAAATCGCTTTCAGGAAATTACATCAAAGCCAAAATTTCAGACGATATTATCGGAACTGAATATGCTGCAATGCTAAAAAATATTTATTCTATCGCAGCCGGAATTGCACATGGTTTAGGCTATGGCGACAACTTCCAATCGGTTTTAATGAGTAATGCGATTCGCGAAATGAAGAAATTCATCAGAAAAGTGCACAAAATGAAACGTAACATTAACGATTCGGCGTATTTAGGCGATTTATTGGTTACAGGATATTCCGTTTTTTCGAGAAATAGAATGTTCGGAAACATGATCGGAAAAGGATATACCGTAAAAAGTGCCATGATGGAAATGAGCATGGTTGCCGAGGGTTATTACGCAACAAAAAGCGCTTACAAGCTAAATCAAGGCTACGGAGCGAAAACCCCAATTATAGACGCTGTTTACGCTGTTTTATACGAAGGAAAAGACGCCAAAACGGTTTTCAAAAAATTGACTGAGTCTTTGGATTAATATTAGTAAAAAGAAGCAAGAAACAAGAAACAAGACTTATCTTAAAAATAAAAAAGAGCCAAACTGAATTTCAGCCTTGGCTCTTTCTCTTTCTTCTATTCCCAAAAGTCTTTCCTCTTGCTTCTTGCTTCTACTCCCAAAAGTCTTCCCTCTTACTTCTTTCTTCTATTCCTAAAAGTCTTCCTTCTTGCCTCTTTAAAACTCTACTTCACCATAATCCCTTCAACAAACAAAATCGGCACTTCTTCCGTATTGTTTTCGTCAAGCGAATTAGCTTTAAAAATAAACTTCTTATCGTACAGTGTATTTCCGATGAAGAATGTTACCATGAACTCATTATTTAGCGCTAAAAGGCTTTTTTCCACCAATTCGATCTTTACAACAGAAACTGAAGGAACTTCAACAAAAGCATGGCGCAGAATTGAAGTCTTTTTCATTTCCCCATCAATGGTCCCGAAAGCCTTTGAAACCACCATTACGCTGTCTAAGTTAAAATCACTGTCATTAACCAAATAAGCGTACCACACTTTTTCCATAAAATCATCGCTCCATTCCTGCACAGCGGCAAGAAATACGTTTTCAACTTCTGGAATTATTATATCTTTTTTCATATTAGTCAAAAGTCATAAAGCCGAAAGTCGAAAGTCCAAAACTGCAAAGTCATTTAGGAGACTTTCAACTTTCGACTTTCGACTTTCGACTAAAAATTAAATATTTGCTTTGAACTGCTCTAAGAAACGAACATCATTTTCATAGAACATACGAATATCTCCAATTTGGTATAAAAGCATTGCAATACGCTCTACTCCCATTCCGAAGGCAAAACCATTGTATTCATCTGGATTGATATCGCAGTTTTTCAATACGTTTGGATCTACCATTCCGCAACCTCCAATTTCTAACCACCCTGTTCCTTTTGTGATACGGTAATCAGTTTCTGTTTTTAGTCCCCAATAAATATCAATTTCAGCACTTGGTTCTGTAAATGGAAAATATGACGGACGAAGACGAATCTTAGATTTTCCGAACATTTCTTTTGTGAAATAAAGCAACGTTTGTTTCAAATCGGCAAAAGACACATCTTTATCAATGTATAACCCTTCCACTTGATGGAAAATACAGTGCGAACGTGATGAAATTGCTTCGTTACGGAAAACGCGTCCCGGAGAAATGGTACGAATTGGCGGTTTATGATTTTCCATGTAACGCACCTGAACAGATGATGTATGCGTACGCAACAGCACATCTGGGTTGGTTTGGATGAAAAACGTATCCTGCATATCACGAGCTGGGTGATATTCTGGCAAGTTTAATGCTGTAAAGTTATGCCAGTCGTCTTCGATTTCTGGCCCTTCAGAAACATTGAACCCGATATTGGCAAAAATATCTATAATCTGATTTTTAACGATAGAAATAGGATGGCGCGAACCAATGACTACTGGTTCTGCCGAACGTGTTAAATCGCCAAAAACTCCTTTAGATTCTTCTTTGCTTTCAAGTTCTTCCTGAATAACTCTTACTTTTTCTTCAGCAACAGCTTTTAAAGTATTGATTACTTGTCCAAAATCTTTTTTCTGGTCAACTGGAATATTCTTAAACTCATTAAAAAGTTCTTTCAATAACCCTTTACTGCCTAAATATTTAATACGGAATTGTTCTAACGATTCTTTATTTTTCTCATTAAAGGCTTTTGCTTCCTCTATATGCTGTTTAATCTTATCTATCATTTTCCTTCGATAATTGAGAGTACAAATTTAGTGTTTTTAGTTTAAAGTGTGCAGTCACAGTCGCAGTTTTAGGTTTTCTGTAAATTATTTTATCAGATTTAACTTTTCTTCAACTTGTTTAATCTTTAGATGCCAATAATCTAAACCTTCCTGATTGCTTACTATTTCCTTTTTATAATTAGAAGAAATACGGCTTAATTCAGGCCAGTTTTTATTCAAATCCCGTTCTTTCTCTTGTTTCGAAGAAGGTTCAACCCTGTTGCGCCAAAAGTCCATATTTTTAAGATAGCCTTTTTTGATCCCTTCAAAATATTCGATCAATTTTTCTTTTGAATTCGGAATATAGCCTGGACCGCTGCAGCCGCAAGAATGAAATGTAATGCCAACAGAAAACAGATTTTTAATATGTTCCCATTTTTTGATATCATCTTTTTTAGGCGATTCAAAATCCAGTCCCATATTTGCCATTAATTCTCCGCATTGCGGGCATTTGGCTTCAAAAACAGACGTTTCTCCTTTTTTTATATCAACCATCAATCTTCTTTTAAATGCTTTTCGGCAATTAAAACAAGCATAATGAGGCTTATAAGATGTCATGGCGTAGCGGCACATTCTTTTTTAATGGTTAGGCTTTTAGTATTCAGTTTACAGATTTTTTAGTGATCAGTCCCCCTACTTAGTCACAGTTTACAGCACTGAACACTAAAAAAATCTAATCAATAAGTTTTCTTTCTAAAAAATAATTCACAATGGCTTCTTTCATTAAAACCGACTGTTCACCTGCTTTTAACGATGGCAGCTGCTCTTTTATTTTGTAATGCGGCCAGCCTTCTTCGTCAAAGTATTCAAATTCGTAAAAACCGTATGGCTCCAGCAATCGGCAAATGGCAATGTGCATTAGGTTTAGTTTTTCGTCTTTCTTAAACTGGCGGTGCACTTTTCCAAATTCCTGAACGCCGATTAGGTAAATTATGGCATCCAAATCAAGGTCTTCGCCCTGCGAAAACTGATTGGAAAGCATATCAACGAGCTTTTCCCATCGCTCTTTTAATTGTGTATCTCTAGACATTGTATGATTTTAGATTGTTGATTTTAGATGTTAGATTACTTGAAAATCCAATTCTGAAGTAGCAGAATCGCAATCTGAACTCTAAATTTTGATTTGCAAAGATACAGAGTTCAATACATTGCACCTAAAAAAATAAACGCATACCAAAAGAGCTCTACAAAAAACCTTTGAACCTTTGCCTCTCTCCACCCCCGAACCTTAAAAAAAACATATCTTTGCGCCTCATTAAACACAAAACCAAACATGAGTTTTTTTGATATTATTGTGGCCGCGCTTTTAGGCTATAGTTTATATAAAGGCATTAAAAACGGATTATTTGTAGAAGTTGCTTCTTTTATTTCGCTGCTGTTAGGAATTTATCTTGCCATTAAATTTTCTTCCTTAATGACAGGAATGATTTCAAAACACGTTTCTTGGAATCCGACCAATATTCAAATTACGGCTTTTATCCTGACGTTTATTCTAGTAGTAATTGGAGTGTATTTCTTAGCCAAAATTTTAACGGGAATTGCCGATTTTGCCATGCTAGGCTGGATGAATAAACTTGGAGGCGGATTTTTCAGGGTTTTAAAAACCATTCTGATCCTGAGCATTTTTATTGC
This genomic interval carries:
- a CDS encoding NAD(P)H-dependent glycerol-3-phosphate dehydrogenase, coding for MSEKLKFAVIGGGSWATAIAKMLCVNLSEIAWYMRNESAIEHLQKYKHNPNYLSSVEFDTNKLKLTSNINEAIEYADYIIFAIPSAFLDAELKNMTVSLSDKIIFSAIKGIVPETSLIVGEHFHIQYDIPYYNIGVITGPCHAEEVALERLSYLTIACGDPDKAKTVAKSLSGNYIKAKISDDIIGTEYAAMLKNIYSIAAGIAHGLGYGDNFQSVLMSNAIREMKKFIRKVHKMKRNINDSAYLGDLLVTGYSVFSRNRMFGNMIGKGYTVKSAMMEMSMVAEGYYATKSAYKLNQGYGAKTPIIDAVYAVLYEGKDAKTVFKKLTESLD
- the pheS gene encoding phenylalanine--tRNA ligase subunit alpha, whose product is MIDKIKQHIEEAKAFNEKNKESLEQFRIKYLGSKGLLKELFNEFKNIPVDQKKDFGQVINTLKAVAEEKVRVIQEELESKEESKGVFGDLTRSAEPVVIGSRHPISIVKNQIIDIFANIGFNVSEGPEIEDDWHNFTALNLPEYHPARDMQDTFFIQTNPDVLLRTHTSSVQVRYMENHKPPIRTISPGRVFRNEAISSRSHCIFHQVEGLYIDKDVSFADLKQTLLYFTKEMFGKSKIRLRPSYFPFTEPSAEIDIYWGLKTETDYRITKGTGWLEIGGCGMVDPNVLKNCDINPDEYNGFAFGMGVERIAMLLYQIGDIRMFYENDVRFLEQFKANI
- a CDS encoding CvpA family protein, with translation MSFFDIIVAALLGYSLYKGIKNGLFVEVASFISLLLGIYLAIKFSSLMTGMISKHVSWNPTNIQITAFILTFILVVIGVYFLAKILTGIADFAMLGWMNKLGGGFFRVLKTILILSIFIALFEKINFNNTFAKKETLDKSIFYNPVKKVAAFVYPSIEKWYETFKKEHSEQPEEEKEQAEK